A window from Mycobacterium saskatchewanense encodes these proteins:
- a CDS encoding helix-turn-helix transcriptional regulator — translation MNPLVAPVQSKRVLVGRDRELEAVRRFVDQTASSGGAQLLVGPAGVGKTRLLDEAKAIAGALGLCVLATEGVEFEATLSYAGLNRLIAPLRVHFDLIQRAHRQALDVALGYAAGPPSTPLLIYDAASTLLERASRQRPILIVVDDLPWLDAASAKVLGFVIQRVAGTRTGFIGTARDTEQLPFDRRVLTELDVRPLNGEESELLLRQRHPHLPTASRRRVLEHAQGNPLAILELGTVFQHRHRDRGESGHHVPLTDRLKESFAFRISDLEDATRRSLLLLALDGREDLSVLARVGIDFRDLAPAERAGLVVVDHSQLSLRFVHPLIRSAVVEDADAEQVRMAHLFLAEALCDQPSRRAWHLADAAVDLDGDTAHLLQEAANEALRRGDVYGCAHGLVRAARLSPDIEARRRWLAQAAYLEAEVIGEPADASRHLNDFRHLPECDAGNLHAVIATAVLYADTGGDCGSAHHMIENVVAAGWHGWHADNDELVELFYAWFIICWQAGVPSYFDSYFQALERLRPLCPQELSLLARAFGDPVRLGSGVRDELKRVIDAKADDADSMTIVRLNTAGTYVDLLAPGRRATWRLIEDGRHGDALRPYFRALMVQFLDDYAAGHWQRAQELADEGVEASKNTGMTSSWYFLYAEALLAAVRGDVTEAARWAAQLDVSALAREAFGIQRLNHHARTLAAQAQGDWESAYRHARALSRPGTFDRYQPHALWVAYDLVEAALRTGRREDAMAHVQAMIDLKIRDLSPRLALLTAGAAGLADESPEGIANFETALHATDPSSWPFDYARVQLAYGSRLRRELRLQDARLLLHEALATFEALGAAPWAERTRGELRAARDKAGAPEGATELTPQELTIAELAAGGLSNKEIGAQLFLSPRTVGGHLYRIYPKLGISSRAALRDAISALRSGIDNE, via the coding sequence GTGAACCCCCTGGTAGCGCCGGTGCAGTCGAAACGGGTGCTGGTCGGCCGGGATCGCGAGCTCGAAGCGGTCAGGCGGTTTGTCGACCAAACCGCCAGTAGCGGCGGCGCGCAACTCCTGGTCGGGCCGGCTGGTGTCGGCAAGACCAGGCTGCTCGACGAGGCGAAAGCGATCGCGGGCGCCCTCGGCCTCTGCGTGCTGGCAACGGAGGGCGTTGAGTTCGAAGCCACGCTCAGCTATGCGGGCCTCAACCGTTTGATCGCTCCACTGCGGGTTCACTTCGACCTTATCCAGCGCGCACATCGACAGGCCCTTGACGTCGCACTGGGGTATGCGGCCGGTCCGCCCTCGACCCCGCTGTTGATTTATGACGCGGCTTCGACACTTCTCGAGCGGGCCTCCCGTCAGCGGCCGATCCTCATCGTGGTCGATGATCTTCCGTGGCTGGATGCGGCGAGCGCGAAAGTCCTCGGGTTTGTCATCCAGCGAGTTGCCGGCACGCGGACCGGCTTCATCGGGACCGCGCGGGACACCGAGCAGTTGCCGTTTGACCGACGCGTACTGACAGAACTCGACGTCCGGCCGCTCAACGGTGAAGAATCCGAACTGTTGCTAAGGCAACGGCACCCGCATTTGCCGACAGCATCGCGGCGCCGGGTCCTGGAACACGCCCAAGGCAATCCGCTGGCGATCCTGGAGCTCGGCACCGTCTTTCAGCATCGTCACCGAGATCGCGGCGAAAGTGGCCATCACGTCCCTTTGACCGATCGCCTGAAAGAATCGTTTGCTTTTCGAATCTCCGATCTCGAGGATGCAACCAGACGATCGCTGTTGTTGCTCGCGCTGGATGGGCGGGAAGATCTCTCCGTGCTGGCACGCGTGGGCATAGACTTCCGCGACCTGGCACCCGCCGAGCGGGCCGGTCTGGTGGTCGTTGATCATTCGCAGTTGTCGCTCAGGTTCGTGCATCCGCTCATCAGGTCCGCGGTGGTCGAGGACGCCGATGCCGAGCAGGTTCGCATGGCTCATTTGTTCCTCGCCGAGGCACTGTGCGACCAGCCATCAAGGCGGGCCTGGCATCTCGCCGACGCCGCGGTCGACCTCGATGGGGACACAGCGCACCTGCTTCAGGAGGCGGCCAACGAGGCGTTGCGGCGCGGTGATGTTTACGGCTGCGCCCATGGCCTCGTGCGTGCGGCCCGGCTGAGCCCCGACATCGAGGCTCGCCGCCGCTGGCTTGCCCAGGCGGCGTATCTCGAGGCGGAGGTGATCGGCGAGCCGGCCGACGCGTCGCGGCACCTTAACGACTTCCGGCATCTACCCGAATGTGATGCGGGTAATTTGCACGCCGTCATCGCCACGGCAGTACTCTACGCGGATACCGGCGGTGACTGCGGGTCTGCACACCACATGATCGAAAATGTGGTCGCCGCGGGATGGCACGGCTGGCATGCCGACAACGATGAACTCGTCGAGCTCTTCTACGCGTGGTTCATCATCTGCTGGCAGGCGGGGGTGCCCAGCTATTTCGACTCGTATTTTCAAGCGCTCGAAAGGCTCCGACCTCTTTGTCCGCAAGAACTTTCGCTGCTGGCCCGGGCTTTTGGTGATCCCGTTCGACTCGGGTCCGGTGTTCGCGACGAACTGAAACGTGTGATCGACGCGAAGGCGGACGATGCCGACTCGATGACGATCGTCCGATTGAACACTGCGGGCACCTATGTCGATCTCCTTGCGCCTGGGCGGAGAGCGACCTGGCGTCTCATCGAAGACGGACGGCACGGGGACGCGTTGCGGCCATACTTCCGTGCGCTGATGGTGCAGTTCCTCGACGACTACGCCGCCGGACACTGGCAGCGAGCCCAGGAGTTGGCCGACGAAGGGGTTGAGGCGTCGAAAAACACTGGTATGACTTCTAGTTGGTATTTTCTCTACGCGGAGGCCCTTCTTGCCGCGGTGCGCGGTGATGTCACCGAAGCTGCCCGGTGGGCCGCCCAGCTTGACGTGAGCGCATTGGCCCGGGAAGCGTTTGGAATACAACGCCTCAACCATCACGCACGCACCCTGGCGGCCCAAGCGCAGGGCGACTGGGAAAGCGCCTATCGTCACGCGAGGGCCCTGAGCCGACCGGGAACCTTCGACCGCTACCAACCACACGCGCTTTGGGTCGCTTACGACCTGGTCGAGGCCGCGCTGCGCACCGGGCGCCGCGAAGATGCTATGGCTCACGTCCAGGCGATGATCGACCTGAAGATACGCGACCTTTCGCCGCGCCTGGCGCTCTTGACGGCCGGTGCCGCCGGTCTTGCAGACGAAAGCCCCGAAGGTATAGCGAACTTCGAGACCGCCTTGCACGCCACGGACCCGTCGTCGTGGCCGTTCGATTACGCCCGGGTACAGCTCGCCTACGGAAGTCGCCTGCGTCGAGAGCTGCGTCTGCAAGACGCGCGACTGCTCCTACACGAGGCGCTCGCCACGTTCGAGGCCCTCGGAGCGGCTCCTTGGGCGGAACGCACACGAGGCGAGTTGCGGGCAGCGCGAGACAAGGCCGGCGCGCCAGAGGGTGCGACTGAGCTGACTCCACAGGAATTGACTATCGCGGAGCTCGCGGCCGGCGGTCTGTCCAACAAAGAGATTGGTGCCCAGCTGTTTCTCTCGCCTCGCACCGTGGGAGGGCACCTCTACCGGATCTACCCGAAACTGGGTATCAGTAGTCGTGCGGCCCTGCGGGACGCGATCTCGGCGCTGCGGTCCGGAATCGACAACGAATAG
- a CDS encoding LLM class flavin-dependent oxidoreductase yields MRIQLGVFGYGELGSYVDKSVDVSTPVQKLGELKELAAVTESVGLDLFGLGEHHRREFAISAPAVVLASLAEHTRYVRLASVLTVLASDDPLRVLEQFSTLDALSNGRAELFVGRDEFPEAFTLFGHRLTDDDDLLEEKLELLLLLRGKANVTWSGRWRAALRNASVAPIPRPALPIGITTSKNRRRIGLAASSAVPLTILIGRGRWDSYVPYADLYRNSFDSRVAARPHITILVPAHLAETPERALRQAGPFYGPHLLRGHADANKVMLSGPMILGHAPAVTEQLLQLHAVLRPQRVLFEIGRNNMPIGKTIRAVEILGEQVARSVYHELPNADPT; encoded by the coding sequence GTGAGGATCCAGCTCGGCGTCTTCGGTTACGGCGAGTTGGGCAGTTATGTCGACAAGTCAGTCGACGTGTCGACTCCCGTCCAGAAGCTCGGCGAACTCAAGGAATTAGCCGCAGTCACCGAGTCGGTCGGCCTCGACCTGTTCGGCCTGGGCGAGCACCATCGGCGGGAATTCGCCATCTCTGCGCCCGCGGTAGTTTTGGCTTCACTGGCCGAACACACCAGATACGTCCGGCTCGCCAGCGTACTGACCGTGCTCGCCTCGGACGACCCCCTTCGGGTCCTTGAGCAGTTTTCTACCTTGGACGCCTTGTCAAACGGTCGCGCCGAGTTGTTTGTGGGACGCGACGAGTTTCCCGAGGCTTTTACACTGTTCGGCCACCGACTCACTGATGACGACGACCTACTGGAGGAGAAGCTTGAGCTCTTGCTGCTCCTGCGGGGCAAGGCGAACGTTACGTGGTCCGGCAGGTGGAGAGCGGCGCTTCGAAACGCATCCGTGGCGCCAATACCCCGGCCCGCCTTGCCGATCGGTATCACAACGAGCAAGAACAGGCGGCGCATCGGGTTGGCGGCATCGTCGGCGGTGCCGCTGACCATCCTCATCGGAAGGGGCCGGTGGGATTCTTACGTCCCTTACGCAGACCTCTACCGAAACAGCTTCGACAGCAGGGTTGCCGCGCGTCCCCACATCACCATCCTCGTGCCGGCTCATCTGGCCGAAACTCCCGAACGCGCATTGCGCCAGGCCGGCCCGTTCTACGGACCCCATCTGCTGCGTGGACACGCGGACGCAAACAAGGTCATGCTCTCGGGGCCGATGATCCTCGGACATGCGCCGGCGGTGACCGAGCAGCTGCTGCAGCTTCACGCCGTCCTCAGACCGCAGCGCGTCCTATTCGAAATCGGCCGCAATAACATGCCGATCGGTAAGACCATCCGGGCAGTAGAAATTCTCGGCGAGCAGGTGGCCCGATCTGTCTACCACGAGCTGCCGAACGCCGACCCGACGTGA
- a CDS encoding zinc-binding dehydrogenase → MADYSTDILASLLTLSDVMGTGNHAAVSAEVQKGDTVAVVGDGAVGLCGVIAAKRLGAERIVALSRNPSRQRLAERFGATDVVAERGEDAVAAVKELTGGIGVDAALECVGTNQSMQTAIGICRAGAMVGNVGLPHGVEISAPEIFARNVGVHGGTAPVRVYLPELMGDVLTQRIDPGKVFDFRTDLDSIGVAYAAMDERRAIKSLVTVADLF, encoded by the coding sequence ATGGCTGATTATTCGACGGATATTCTCGCGTCCCTCCTGACGCTGTCTGACGTTATGGGGACCGGCAATCATGCCGCGGTATCGGCCGAGGTCCAGAAAGGTGACACCGTCGCGGTGGTGGGCGACGGAGCTGTGGGGCTGTGCGGGGTGATCGCGGCGAAAAGACTTGGTGCCGAGCGGATCGTCGCGTTGAGCCGCAACCCATCACGCCAGCGGCTCGCCGAACGGTTCGGGGCCACCGACGTCGTCGCGGAAAGGGGCGAAGATGCGGTCGCGGCGGTGAAGGAGCTCACCGGCGGCATCGGCGTGGACGCGGCTCTGGAGTGCGTCGGAACGAATCAGTCGATGCAGACGGCAATCGGAATCTGCCGTGCGGGGGCGATGGTGGGCAATGTGGGGCTGCCACACGGCGTGGAGATATCCGCGCCGGAGATCTTTGCCCGGAACGTGGGCGTGCACGGGGGGACGGCGCCGGTGCGCGTGTACCTGCCGGAGCTCATGGGTGACGTGTTGACCCAACGTATCGATCCAGGAAAGGTTTTCGACTTCAGAACCGACCTCGACAGCATCGGAGTTGCTTACGCCGCAATGGATGAGCGGCGTGCCATCAAGTCGCTGGTTACCGTCGCCGACCTGTTCTGA
- a CDS encoding transposase has protein sequence MGRVSKYPDELRERAVRMVAEVRPQYPSQWAAITAVTGMLGIGTPETLRTWIRRSEVDTGQRPGVTSAMAEENKALRKEIAELRRANEILKAAAIFFGAELDRPGRR, from the coding sequence ATGGGACGTGTCAGCAAGTACCCCGACGAGCTTCGTGAACGTGCGGTGCGCATGGTCGCTGAGGTGCGCCCGCAGTACCCGTCGCAGTGGGCGGCGATCACGGCGGTCACGGGCATGTTGGGGATCGGCACACCGGAGACGTTGCGGACCTGGATCCGCCGCTCGGAGGTCGATACCGGCCAGCGGCCGGGTGTGACCTCCGCGATGGCCGAGGAGAACAAGGCGCTGCGCAAGGAGATTGCCGAGCTGCGCCGGGCCAACGAGATCTTGAAAGCAGCGGCGATTTTCTTCGGGGCCGAGCTCGACCGGCCCGGGAGACGGTGA
- a CDS encoding IS3 family transposase → MHGGADHARERLGGRAVRIQAQDHHRRRHSSAIPGSGGPPLYAAAPNRLWVADFTYVSTWMGFVYVAFVIDAYSRRILGWRAARSMTTDLVLDAIEHAFFTRAQDGTTSLHGLIAHSDAGSQYTSVAFTQRLIDEGVDPSVGSVGDALDNALAETTVGSFKNELIRRQGPWRDVNQVELATAEWVVWFNTERPHEYLDDFTPEAVETLYYDHKRTPPKAG, encoded by the coding sequence GTGCACGGTGGAGCGGATCATGCGCGAGAACGGTTGGGAGGGCGCGCGGTACGGATCCAAGCACAAGACCACCATCGCCGACGACACTCATCGGCGATACCCGGATCTGGTGGACCGCCGCTTTATGCCGCGGCGCCAAATCGGTTGTGGGTGGCCGACTTTACGTATGTGTCGACCTGGATGGGATTCGTCTACGTCGCATTCGTCATCGACGCCTACAGCCGCCGGATCCTAGGCTGGCGGGCCGCCAGATCCATGACCACCGATCTGGTCCTCGACGCTATCGAGCATGCGTTCTTCACTCGCGCCCAGGACGGCACCACCAGTCTGCACGGGCTGATTGCGCACAGCGACGCGGGCAGTCAATACACCTCGGTGGCCTTCACCCAGCGGCTCATCGATGAGGGCGTGGATCCCTCCGTCGGCTCGGTTGGCGATGCGCTGGACAATGCGCTGGCCGAGACCACCGTCGGCTCGTTCAAGAACGAACTTATCCGCCGGCAAGGCCCGTGGCGCGACGTCAACCAGGTCGAGCTGGCGACCGCTGAATGGGTGGTCTGGTTCAACACCGAACGCCCCCACGAGTACCTCGACGACTTCACTCCCGAGGCCGTCGAGACGCTCTACTACGATCACAAACGCACCCCACCAAAGGCAGGGTGA
- a CDS encoding alcohol dehydrogenase catalytic domain-containing protein gives MRAAVFLGERTVECEYRPDPHIVDPADAIVRVGLASVCGSDLWHYRGLTDYVPGSPIGHEFIGIVEQVGSDVATVAPGDFVISPWSYSDGTCPNCRAGMTTACVNGGFIPREPSR, from the coding sequence ATGAGAGCGGCAGTTTTCCTGGGTGAACGCACCGTGGAATGTGAATATCGACCGGATCCGCACATCGTCGATCCCGCGGATGCCATCGTGCGAGTCGGGCTGGCCTCCGTGTGCGGCTCGGACCTGTGGCACTACCGCGGGCTCACCGACTACGTGCCGGGCAGCCCGATCGGACACGAATTCATTGGCATCGTCGAGCAGGTCGGCAGTGATGTGGCCACGGTTGCGCCCGGGGATTTCGTGATTTCACCCTGGTCTTACAGCGACGGCACGTGCCCGAACTGCCGGGCGGGCATGACCACTGCTTGTGTGAACGGTGGGTTCATCCCCCGTGAGCCGTCCCGGTGA